The genomic interval TGGTGTCGGTCTGCTTGGGAACTGGTACGATTATGGCTCTTTTAAGGCAGGCTGGCACAGTAGCCTGGTTCAGGGACAGGTTGAAGATGTTCTTATATACCTCCTCAAGCTGATGGGCTTTGTCTCTGAGCACGCTTCATGTAATCTCATCAGGCAGATGCAACAGTTTAAACATTCTCAGAGgtagtttacttttttaaaagttcagcCTTTGCTTGTCGcgttaaaatgttttagaagaTATTCACTTTTTATCAGTGACTCTTCAGGCATTGACAGTTTAAATCAGATGTTTGAAGTTGTGACATGAACAGAGCAGTATGAAGCTGAGGTGCTTGAGCTACCAGTAACTACTCTAGTAAAGAGTTTTATCAGTAAATTgttcgtttaaaaaaaaaccaaaaacccttGTTCTGTCTTTGGCAGGGTGAGTACAGGCAGAGAGGTTTCCAGGAAGTGGTGACACCCAACATCTTCAACAGCAAGCTGTGGCACACCTCTGGCCATTGGCAGCACTACAGCGAGAACATGTTCTCTTTCGAGGCAGAGAAGGAGATCTTTGCCCTCAAACCCATGAATTGCCCCGGACACTGGTAAGGCCTCTATTTTATCACATTCTGATCTCTGTGAAAGTATGATGTTCATTTTAGTGAGAAACGAAAAGAACATGAagtgtaaagaaaaacacacccaCTTCTGTTACACACTGTATATCAAGTCTTgcttcagtgtaaaaaaaaaaagtctgtttttgcCTCTAATCAGAGAAAAAACTGTGTTTGATGGAGGCAAGGCTATTCGTTCCTCTCCAGCACTAAATGTGTTTGTAGCATTTAATGAGCTCAGTTGTTTAACCTTGgtacaatatttaatttaatatctaaaaaaatctaCCACAGTACTGTGGCAAACGGAGATAGCCATTAAGCAATGTTTTATCACACTTGAATAGCTTTGTAAGAGTTTGCACAGGGGTTTATTATCAGGAGCTGACACACTCTTTGTGAAATAGCTTCACATTTCACTGCTACGGTAGATTGTCATCCAGTTCTGCTCAACTTGTAATGGACTGATGCTCTTGccatgttttctgttgttgagTGACCCAGTTCAATTTGCTGCTGAATGCTGCATTGCAGTGTAACGAGCCAGGCTGCAGCTCTTTGTATTAAAatcttttatctcttttttacTCTTCCAGTCTTTTTGTTATCCACACTGGCAGCCTCTCTGGAAAGCTGACTAAAATGGAAATTAAGCTTGCACATTTTGTCAAAGTGTTGGATGTCAGTTAAATCAAATATTGAATGCAGTCTTTTATAGTAGTATTAAGGCAGTAGAGCAATTTAAGGTTATTTTGATAAGTCATGGTTGGAGTAGGCAGTtgtaatctgtgtgtttttacacaatgcctgtctgtctgttcggCTGTAGTCTGATGTTTGATCACCGGCCGCGCTCCTGGAGAGAGTTGCCCCTTCGCATGGCCGACTTTGGCGTCCTGCACAGGAACGAGCTGTCAGGAGCCCTGACAGGCCTCACCCGTGTCCGCCGCTTCCAGCAGGATGATGCTCATATCTTCTGCACTATGGACCAGGTAAACCCTGCACTGATACATTGACATGATTCAGGAAAGTTCACACATTTTGGGGACATACAAGTCTGATGTAAAAAGCTGCCTGGTGGAGCCAGTAAATTTCACTGAATGGTTAATTCCACCAgttttacacatcaaagtctgtttacaaatgtgactgtgactgtatgaaaaaaattgtGTAAAGCAGAGAGAAATGCCTGATGTCTGATTAATTGCTGAAGGCtacaaaattgaaaatgaaaataatctggGGGTGTCAACTAGAGTAGCAATGATGAGCTGAAAAACTGATCAgacaatcaacagaaaattagtTCACAACTATTTGGATAATTTATCGGAACCAAACATTTGCCGGTTTCCTGGTTCTTCCTGGTTCCTGTATCATAGATGACAATAGACTGAAAAGCTTTGGATTTTTGAACTGTTGGTCGGATAAAATATACCATTTGAAGACATTACTATGGGCTCTGGTAAATTACAAagcactattttctgacattttatagacagaACAATTCATTGAGAAAACAATGGACagattaattaatgaaaaattaattaatgaaaaaaatcagtaagcTACCAGATCTCTGAGGCGAACTCCTTGCTTGAGGCCAACATCTTGAGGCTACATTAACTGCATCCAGAATAACACACCATAACTTAATCATTTACTGAGCTGCTTGCAGTTGaattgcattgtgggtaatgtaggtgCCAGGTTTTGATTAGGAGGAAGAATGTGTGGAATAAAATCAGCCAATATTTCCGCTATTGCTGCAttgattttgatgctttttaaaaacacaactgtcCATCATGAGTCTGACAATGTCACACAAGTACGATGCTAAATCGGTGCAATACTCTTTGAGACAGGATTTTATTCTACCAATGTCACATTTTCCCAGCAATACCTTAAATCAATAACACAACAGATGTATTTCtaagaaaacacacttcaaagcaagtttaaaaaaaatgttgagacaaaaaaacaagcacacagtggtaaacatagTGGGAAGCTATCACACTTTACTGAGCAGTGGCTTTCTGTAGAGAAGAATGTCTACCAGTTTGAAGAAGCCCAGTTTTGAAGGCTCTCAGTAAATCAGTGTCTTGCTGGCACCGTTTATTGAATAAATTCAGGTAATGTTGTCAGCGGACAGTCTGTCACATTCTCAGGTTAAGTGAGAGGACTCCACAGGCTGCTGCAGTCTGGTGAAGCAACTTGCATCTTAAGTCCTTTCACCACAGAGGAGCGCTGCCAACATCGATGCACACAAACAGGATTTTGGAAGACATTAGAGATTTCTTAATTAGTTTGTTGTTCTAATGTAGTAACACCGCAACTTGAAGCCAGGATCccactgattttgttttctctttatcAGTAGTGGTACTGGATTGGATGGTTAATTATTTGATTGCACTTTGAAGACaaattatttcactttaaattttTCACTTTGACTTAAGCAGCAGCTGGAAAGTTCTGTTTGTCTTATCTTTTGTGACTTATCAAATTCAAGTTTGTAGGGTTTGTAGATGGTAGCTCATATATAAGACATGAGGGAGCCTTTTCCCTCCAACATTGAGgggtttcttttaaatttttttttcttcttagttTTTTTTGCCCTGTTGTTCCTCTGCTTTTTTCAAACAAAGGTTTTTCCACATCAAGTTAGTCACTTGTAGTGGAAGTGCATGATTGCCCTACTGGGACTAGCACTGCGTTGCGGAGCACCTCAGTACTAATATTTTAATACTACAGCTATTAGAAATATTCTGTCATGAAGTATACTCACCAataaaatgagcagtttattCTCATATTCCAATGATTGCATCATATGACTTAATTCTCTGTTAATTGCCAACATTATTGTCCTCCAGAGGCTGTAGTGGGCTGAAGCTCTTGCTTCACAGGAAGAAGCTTAATTATTGCTGCAAATTCAGGTAAAAATTTGGTGAGGTAAAAACTTGAATGGGCATTTTCTTACCtcaaaatttttaaatgaaaatgtgtccTATGGGTACCCATAAGTATCACCTTTGCAGACATTCTCACTTTGTGCCAGCCTCATGCAGTTTTGGGCACAAACCAAGCACCTTTTGGCATTCAgtacaaatgtattatttgtgcctattgtatttaaatatttctgcattCTTGGGGCCCAAAATAGACTTAGAATTGCATAAATTGGAGATGACTTCAAAAGCTGAGACTCTTTTGGTTTCAGTAAGCCCAATTGTATTAATGTAAATTCACACTTGTTGATTTCAGCTCCCATCgtagccatttttttgaagtgagaCAAAATCACAGCATGGATAACAAGGTCTTGGTAATTAAGTATTTGAAGGGATTTTCTaccatttctgtcaatttttaaGTGGTCAAAAATGCTTATATTAAGCACAAATTCTGTGTTAGAAAAGGTATCAGTCCACACATTGCTGCAACAACTTGTGAGATATGACAGAGCATGACAATGGCCATCGTATACCTCCATCACAATGTTCTAAGCCTCTAAACCCTTTTAAATTATTAAGTTTGAATAGGTTCCTAACCAAACACAATGTTAACTAGATGACTAGAAAAACTTGACCATGTGCCAAggtgcatttcaaaataatcttCAATTTCCCAGCTTTCAGAAGATGTAGACCACTTTCATGTGATACATACTGCTGACTTGCCATCTCCCCTTAATGACCCTTTGCCCcactccattaaaaaaatgtctacgACAGGACAAATAAGGGCCAAATCAGTCATAGATGAAATTACAGCTTTGTCCACATGAATGATGCATTGCccattgtttacattttgtttttgattccAGATTGAGGAGGAGATCAAGGGCTGCCTGAACTTCCTGCGAACTGTGTATGACGTGTTTGGCTTCACTTTCAAACTCAACCTCTCCACAAGACCAGAGAAGTTCCTGGGGGATGTGAGCGTCTGGGATCAAGCAGAGAAGGTAATCCGAAGGCCTCTTGTTTCCCTCGTATGGCTGAAAGAGTGAACAGCAGTGTCACAGCAGTGTCACAGGAGAACTGTGATACTGACCTGTTCTATTATCAAGATGGGAATGTGTGAGCCACATCACAGACGGCAAAATACAAGTTTGATTTGTACACCAGagaacatctatttttttatgtgttattcTGTAGAGCTGCTATTAATTCAGAGGAAGAAAATGCTCATTCATCTCCAGAGAATCTACATCAGTGCAGTCACTGTCTGTCTTTGCTGTCAAATCACATTCACTCTCTGTGGACTCGTGCTATATTTTACATCTTGGGTTGAGCTCAAAGTTTCTCTGGGAGACAGCAGGTAGTGTTAAAACGATCCTGAACAAAGTAATAACAAGAGCGAGAGATAATGAGTCTTTATTGCTTGGTGCTTTCAGCATTAGATGAAACACAGTGGGTGTCTCTCTTGCGACGACTTCAAGTCGAACAGATAAATCTGTAAATCACAAAATGACAGTTGTTGGATAAAGATGCCACTAATATTGTTTTATCAGTAGCACAAGTATACGAAGCAAATCAAAATTGTTTATTAGTCTGGCAAACCTTTACTGAAAGGctctgaatgaatgaaaaggtGTCTGTTGACACAGCATGCATTGAGTTTCAGAGCAGTGtgatattttctttcaaatgacggttgttgttttcttaatcTGATTGTTTAGAGGTATGATTTATTTAACCAGTGAAATATTACTTCTACAGTGTGCATTGCAGCACTAGATTATTGCCACaaagttgtttgtttggtttttcctctgtttaaaggaacagtgcGTAAGAtttgggggatttagtggcatttagtgGTGAAAATTGCAGagtgcaaccaactgaaacttctcctggttagaactCGAAGAGATATTTTGCGGGAGCTAAATTATCCtaagaggtctcttcctctccaaaattgatttaagcagtaaaaatactcaataaagctgtttcatagaacaaatcagtatttctctgatgctgtttggcaagTCTGAGACGGGCAGATAGCCCAGGGCCTCCTAATGTTTGCTCACCCTTCTTCTCTataatttaagatccagacatttacaagtgttttgttttgggagcccaattatccacagaggtcttttcctTTCATTCCCAACCATGTGTAATCTCTCCCTTCATTGATTGTTTTAATCATGTTAATTGTCTCGTCCTTTTTTGTGGCAAAATGTATCTTCTGTTTTCTCATGCATGACCTTCTAGAAAGATTTTACTTGGTCTGGGGTTCCAACAAATTGCATACAGTGGCCCACAGGGGACTGTATCCACACTCATACTTCAATAGATGACAACTCAATAAGTATGGTAAATGAGACAGATATTATGCAGCCAGATACGAGTATCTACTGGTATTTGATAAACGCTAAAGAGCTCCTTTTAATTTCCGTCCCTGGTTTATAGTTGTTCTGTCCTCAGTGCACGTCTTTTGCCCGCTAGCAGCAGAACATTATTGATGATGGTGGaagttatttttaacatgttattttattaacaatCAATCCAATGGCTACAATAtctataaaatattaaagactTTGTAGTCTGTTGAGAACTTCAAGACTACAGGATAGAGATCGTGATGCTTCTTACTCACTGCAGCTGTTTGTAATGATAAACCTCTTGAGTTTGTCACAGTGGTCGAAATGAGGATAATATAAgttcaaaaaggaaaatatctgGAGTAGGGATGATGACAATTAAACATGATCAATTAattgttaagaatttaatcgaaCATGAAATTTAATTGATCAATCGATAGTCCATGCAATGCaaagtatataaaatatgttgctgtgagtttTGATTGAGGTATTGGTATTGTTTGAAGTGACTAaaccttttatgtttttttcaaataacaatcaATGTATTAATTGATTGTTAATCTTTACCAATAACTGAtaaaggaaagtgcttacaatcTGGagatgtgggggaaaaaaaagaattataacAGCTTGTAAGTTGCACAGCTGTTTTGTTGACCTATCAGGACACTTTCCCGGGGAAAAACTTTTCCTAAATTCAGCTCTGACTTTTTATGattaatgtttacatgcacaaaggTGGAAAattatatacacaaaaaaattgcCTCGCAAACTTGGCACAGTGACTGGAACAGAACTTGCTGCATGTTTCCCTCACCTCATTAACTCCCATAAAATATTATTGAGACGTTAACATTTCTCAGTTCAGTGATTAGTTCCAGATGAGGGAAATGTCAGGTCTAAATATACAGCTTTGCTTTACACAGCTGTTTACTTGTGTGTTGGTCAGCCATTGATATTGTAACAGAGCagtaattgtttgtttttacagcaacTGGAGAACAGCTTGAATGAGTTTGGGGAGAAGTGGGTTCTCAACCCTGGTGATGGAGCTTTTTATGGACCAAAGGTGAGCCATGCGCTGCAGTAATGATGCACTTAAACTGTGAAACAGCAGGAGGGTTGCTGCTGAACGCCTGTGTCGTTTCTTTGCAGATCGACATTCAGATCAAGGATGCCATCGGCCGGTACCATCAGTGCGCCACAATTCAGCTTGATTTCCAGCTCCCCATCCGCTTTAATCTCACCTTTGTCAGGTAACTGTTCTACTGcatttatacacattttaaagtcaaatgGTAGAAGAAtagaacattattttttgtggctGCAAATTTGTCTTATAGAATTTAAAATTCAATACAATTAATATCACCAAAGATCAAAGTTTCACAAGAAATGTTTAAGAAATGAATAGATGTTATGGCCAATAGGATGACTTTAAGTGCTGatgtgaaagcagaaaataggACTGGCTTGAATGAAACTATATGATGTGCAATCATCGCGAAGAACTAAAACTTTTGTGTCTGCCCCGGAGgctatagatttttttttttgttttgttttgtttgttttttttaattgcctttaAAATCATGAAGTGCAGCCCAAATAATGGCAATATACTCATTTCTCCAGATGaccaatgttgtttttcttttttggttcttttctttttgtgagcTCCtaatttctttctctccttcataTGATTTTGTAGCCATGATGGTGACGACAAGAAGAGACCAGTGATCATCCACAGAGCTATCCTGGGATCAGTAGAGAGGATGATTGCTATTCTGACTGAAAACTACGGAGGCAAATGGTTTGTAAATAATCcattttaaaaggtttatttGTCTAGAAGGCGCTGACTGcagacagatgtttttgttttattgtatttcccTCTGAGCACTGTTAATGATTTTCAAATTGACttaacagaaatatatttttgaaaaaaatgcttctgTAGCAGTGTCAATATTTGCACAGGTACCTGGCCTGCTTTTCTGCTAACCAGTTCAGTGTGTCCTGTTCTGTTTCAGGCCACTGTGGCTTTCTCCGAATCAAGTGATGGTTGTACCCGTGGGACCGACATGTGAGGAGTACGCTCAGAAGGTAACCACTGACCACAGCTACATTAGTCCACAATCTCACTCCAAAGGTTagattagatttagatttattgtcatgGCACAGACTACAGGTACTGAGAAAACAATATGCAGGTCAGCATCTAAACACAAGTGTAAAGAACAGTAAAGTGTAGAGAAATGTACACAGTGGTATTATAAATAGTTAACAGTAGGGGACTGATATCAATACACTGTGCATACACAGTATTAGCAGTGTGTAATGAATACCCAGATATAGACAGTATGAACATGTGCAGTATGAACATGAGCagcacaaaatatatatatatatatattacaaaaaaatggctgatgAAAACTCTGTCAGATCTTGTTAAGTTCACGTTTCTTCAcctttaagacaaaaaaacccattctAGTACAACTTATTTCTGATGACATTTCACTCATCAAAGTGACCTCAGAATGGGGCTACTTTGTTAAAATCAGGTCCAGTGGAGCAAAAGACACAAGTGGCCAGAAAATCATACAGGTTTTAATCAACCTTATTTAAGCAGATCAGCACTCTATTTAGAGAAACTGAAAAAGAGCACACAGGAAATATTGGGATGGTTTCTTAACAGACACTTCACCTCTGCTTTCTCTTCCAAACACATTTGATTATCCTGTTGGCTTGTTTACAACCTGATTGTCTGGTTGCTTGTGCTTGTTGCTACGTTGCACCTATTTTTAACACGTACAGTATTATTACAGTTGATggccaacaaaaataaaacccacgTTAAATTTGTGGAACctgaatttgatcattttttgtgttgagCGCATTGCCACTTACTGAAAAAGCCCATTTGTAAAATACACTTTTGCTGTCCTGATATCAATGTAATTGGAAAAGACAGCAGGTCGATTCACACAGAGTGATAATAGTGGCTGCAGGAATATAATCTTCATTACAGCCAAACTGACAACCTGTCCAAAATGTGCTGGTTCACAATTGAGAAACAGAGTTTAAGGAAGTTTATAAAGTAAATTAATGAACTTTTaaaacatgctggcatggaCTTAACTGTTTTTAACCGTCGGTTGTCTCTGAAAAATGCGGCAGGTCAAGCAGGAATTCCACAACAGCGGCTTCATGACTGAAGTGGATCTCGACCCCGGCTGCACTCTGAACAAAAAGATCAGAAATGCACAGTTGGCGCAGTACAACTTTATCCTGGGTCAGTGGCAACACACTCTTTCACTATTATGTCTGGTTCCTGTCTTTTTCTCGCTGTCAGtcttgatattgatttttttcttctttgcatgTTTCCCTTCTTGGAAAAGTggtgggagagaaagagaagacaaGTAACACGGTGAACGTACGCACCCGGGATAACAAAGTCCATGGCGAGCGCACTGTGGAGGAGTGCATTGAGCGCTTGAAACAACTCAAGACCTGCAAGAGTCGAAACGCAGAAGAGGACTTCTGAGCTTTCTCGCTCTTCTGTCAGCTTGTCCTCTCAACAGCACCTTGAGTCTGGTAACTTTAAAAGGGCCATGTGGTTAAAATTGGTTTTGGATGAGGGATAAAAACTACTCTCACAATGTTGCCTAGTCTCtgctaaatctttttttttttgcagttgtcttttttttgtggtgtctTACTATTTTGTGTTGAACACATCTGTGTCTTTAATGTATTATCATAATTTCGGTTATCAAGTCTCGTGGCTGCTTTACTCTCTCTGCTCATACAGAAATaccagcccagttgccagaaggaaatgttttctttgttactttttgcaaaccatgaatGTTACatgttcatatttcatattaagGTCTCTAAACTGATGCAACAGAAGCTGatttttgtcatctggaggtggaaGGGATGTTGGATGACTAATATTGAGGCAAgccgcctgccaagctgcatgCCGCATTTGAACCAACAACCCGGTTGTTTTTGGCAACCTTTTGCAGCGTTTTTACGGGTAAGTTTGTGGCACCAAACACTGCTGgctttttaaaagacacaagGTGTATCTAATGACACATTGCGGTGTCTTTCACCGTCCTGCCCCTGCTTATGTGCCACCACAAAAGCCAAAACTAGTCTTTTCATAACTATAACAAAGTCTTTTTTGTGCCCAGACCTAACCACACCTTCGTACATAaaatttcaacatatctgctacaaaACTATGTACAAATGTATCTTACCCATGGTTTGCAAAAGCATTCAATACAAAGATATTTTTCCTGGCAATTTGGTTAAGAAATACCACTGAGACTCTCAATAAGATTAGGTCTTTAAACAGCTGATTGATAAATGAAGAAATGGTTTGTAACACTGTCTTAACTGGAATTGTACATGCGTtacaattttgataattaaacaAATCTATTCTTTATCTGCATGTCATGCTTTTTTTCAATTAGATTTACCTTTTTCCTTGGTGAAatataagcagttttttttagttgtatCATCTCAGTTAGGCAGCCACAAACATCAGTCAACTCTGTCAGgctgtggagagaaaaaaaagacagttaataTGAGCATTAATAGCATAAAATTCATTACAGCAATGATGTTATCATGCAGCTGACAAAGCTAACGTACTGAAATTAAGACTATAGcaatatattcaatatataGTTATAGCTTTTAGTAACAGTCTATATCAAATGGTTTTTTCAAGTCATAACTCAATTTACAGGTTCAACATGCTGCATATTGAGGCCAAAGTTGAAATTATCAGATAGTTTGGGAGtggaaacatttaattttccataACAGGGTGGATGAGGAGGTTCAGATGAGAGTCTGAGAGATGAATGTCAGAAAGGTGTTCCGCTACAGTAAAAGTGGATCCTTATCACCTTCCTCCATGAGTCCATCATCACTTAGGGCAGAAATTGGTGATGTGCTGGAGGGTAAACACCTGATGCTTCTCATTATTACATGCTTACTGAACTCAGAAACCATTTGCTCTCACTGTCAGCACCATTACACTGAAGCATGAGTGAAATTTTACACTCTAATACTCTGTCTgctgtactttatttataaacAGCAACAGGAGTCTGTTTATTCCTGTTTTCATAAGAGGAATTTTTTCCAATTACACATAACCAGCTGAATGAAacatgccagaaaaacaaacagaagatcACACAACTAAGTGCATATTACTATTAATTCTCCAGGTATTAATTTCACAGCATTTCTTGactttctctctgcctgctctCATTACTTTTGCTCCAAACATGTGGAAACATACTAAGCCTTTTCCAATTAGTTTGCTTACAgtttaaatgatattttccCTAAATCCTCACTTTcaatgttatattattattcacACCACTAGTGGGTGCTATATCTGTGTGCTTGAGCTGCACAGCTGGAGCACACATACAGTGAGAGCAAAGTGTCTCAGCAGTCGTAACAACCACAGATCAAGTTCAAGGTAATTTATTTTGTGGAGAAAAATCACGACAAAGATGCC from Plectropomus leopardus isolate mb chromosome 6, YSFRI_Pleo_2.0, whole genome shotgun sequence carries:
- the tars1 gene encoding threonine--tRNA ligase 1, cytoplasmic, whose amino-acid sequence is MADETVVEKMSELQVDEKKKGGAESGKDGGKKKAKSAAGDSGGRTELMPPPQYIDERLTLYNKLKAEHEALMAERAANNSRPIKVTLPDGKVVDAESWKTTPYQVACGISQGLADNTVIAKVNKGVWDLDRPLEDDCSLELLKFDDEEAQAVYWHSSAHILGEAMEKVYGGCLCYGPPIENGFYYDMFLESNEGVSSNDFPCLETLCKKIIKEKQPFERLEIKKETLLEMFKYNKFKCRILNEKVTTPTTTVYRCGPLIDLCRGPHVRHTGKIKALKIHKNSSTYWEGKADMETLQRIYGISFPDPKMLKEWEKFQEEAKNRDHRKLGREQDLFFFHDLSPGSCFFLPKGAFIYNTLIEFIRGEYRQRGFQEVVTPNIFNSKLWHTSGHWQHYSENMFSFEAEKEIFALKPMNCPGHCLMFDHRPRSWRELPLRMADFGVLHRNELSGALTGLTRVRRFQQDDAHIFCTMDQIEEEIKGCLNFLRTVYDVFGFTFKLNLSTRPEKFLGDVSVWDQAEKQLENSLNEFGEKWVLNPGDGAFYGPKIDIQIKDAIGRYHQCATIQLDFQLPIRFNLTFVSHDGDDKKRPVIIHRAILGSVERMIAILTENYGGKWPLWLSPNQVMVVPVGPTCEEYAQKVKQEFHNSGFMTEVDLDPGCTLNKKIRNAQLAQYNFILVVGEKEKTSNTVNVRTRDNKVHGERTVEECIERLKQLKTCKSRNAEEDF